The genomic segment CGGTCTCGCCGATCCGGACGGCGCCCATCGCCAGGTAGAACGGCTCGGCGTTCGGGTCGGCGTCGATCGCCAGGCGGGTGAATCCGAGGCGGCGGGCCTCGGCCGTGGTGCGGTCGAACAGCAGTCGGCCGATCCCCCGGCCCATCGCGTCGGGTTCGACGAACATCATGCCGAGGACGCCCCGTGGCGGGGCGTCCTCCAGGGTGGTGAAACCCAGGAGGCGCCCGGCGTCCTCGGCGACCAGCGCGCGCCGGCGCGCCACCTCGGACGGGCGGACCGTCAGCTCCTCCCGGCAGGAGGCGAGGAACGTTTCGTCGTAGTCCCAGTACGCCTTCGAGCGCAGGGCCAGCTCCGTCAGCGCGCCCGCCTCCTCCGGCCGCGCCGCCCTCACGTCCACCACGTCCGTGCCCCTTTCCGGGCCCGGTTGTCAGACCCGTCGGTCATGCTGCACCACATGAACGGCACGCGCCCGTGGATT from the Streptomyces sp. AM 4-1-1 genome contains:
- a CDS encoding GNAT family N-acetyltransferase, with translation MVDVRAARPEEAGALTELALRSKAYWDYDETFLASCREELTVRPSEVARRRALVAEDAGRLLGFTTLEDAPPRGVLGMMFVEPDAMGRGIGRLLFDRTTAEARRLGFTRLAIDADPNAEPFYLAMGAVRIGETASGSIPGRMLPLLEFALAPRG